A genomic segment from Dehalococcoidia bacterium encodes:
- a CDS encoding branched-chain amino acid ABC transporter permease, translating to MPASELVQYVVTGLLVGAIYALMSIGLALIFGVMRVVNFAQGDFMMLGMYVTYFLATGYGVDPLAGALLIVPPFFLLGMLVHRVLLVRVTGRGDPQREMDAQLILTLGLSLVITNATSMILSPTPRAIQTAYATRAFTAGPVLINQARSYAFVMAVLLALLVWTFLTRTDLGKALRAAADDPEAAEYQGISVRTMHGLAFGIGVALVAAAGGLLATYHPIEPTVAVNFIVLMFVAVVLGGLGSIPGAFLGGLLIGLVQSLTLLVLPLQLQNVGVFVAFLLVLYLRPQGLLGRRLRAV from the coding sequence GTGCCGGCCAGCGAGCTCGTCCAGTACGTCGTGACGGGATTGCTCGTGGGGGCGATCTATGCCCTGATGAGCATCGGCCTCGCTCTCATCTTCGGCGTCATGCGGGTCGTCAACTTCGCCCAGGGCGATTTCATGATGCTCGGCATGTACGTGACCTACTTCCTGGCGACGGGCTACGGCGTCGACCCTCTGGCCGGGGCGCTCCTCATCGTCCCGCCGTTCTTCCTGCTGGGGATGCTCGTCCACCGGGTCCTGCTGGTGCGCGTGACCGGCCGTGGGGACCCGCAGCGCGAGATGGACGCCCAGCTCATCCTCACCCTCGGACTGTCGCTCGTCATCACCAATGCGACGAGCATGATCCTGTCGCCGACGCCTCGCGCGATCCAGACCGCCTACGCGACCCGGGCATTCACCGCCGGGCCCGTGCTTATCAACCAGGCCCGCTCGTACGCCTTCGTGATGGCGGTCCTCCTCGCGCTGCTCGTCTGGACGTTCCTGACTCGGACTGACCTGGGCAAGGCGCTTCGCGCGGCTGCGGACGACCCGGAAGCGGCGGAGTACCAGGGCATCAGTGTTCGCACGATGCATGGCCTGGCTTTCGGCATCGGGGTCGCCCTGGTGGCGGCGGCGGGCGGCCTGCTGGCCACGTACCACCCGATCGAGCCCACGGTGGCGGTCAACTTCATCGTCCTGATGTTCGTCGCCGTCGTGCTGGGCGGCCTGGGGAGCATTCCGGGCGCCTTTCTGGGGGGGCTACTGATCGGGCTTGTTCAGTCGCTGACGCTCCTGGTGTTGCCGCTCCAGCTCCAGAACGTGGGCGTTTTCGTCGCGTTCCTGCTGGTCCTCTACCTGCGACCGCAAGGGCTGCTGGGCCGGCGGCTGCGGGCGGTCTGA